The Streptomyces sp. ICC1 DNA window ATCTCCTGATGGGACATCAGTTGCTGCCGGGTCCGTGCATTGACTTATCCGTCCGCCCCCTCGTGAATGGCCCCCAGTCGGGGGCGGGGTACGGGATCCCAGGGGGCGGGCAGTGCGGACATCGGCGCGCAGCAGGAGATGGTCGGCGGCCGTCGGCATGGCCGTGCTCGCGGCCGCGACCGGGGGCGCGCTGACCTCGCCCGCCGCCGCCGAAGGGGAGACGCCCCCGGGCCAGGTCCCGGGCCAGGTGGACTTCCCGACGCAGTGCCTGGCGCCCCAGGAAGCCGGCCTGCCGCCCGCCGACGGGCCCACCACCGCCCGGATCACCGTCGACGACCCCGCGCCGCGCGTGGGCGACACCGTCACCGTGACCTACCAGGTGACCAGGACCCCGGCCGTGAACCCGCTCGCCGTCGACCTGCCCGCCGACGTGCTCACCCCGACCGGGCGGATCGTGCTCGGGGGCGCGCAGAGCGGCGAGGTCACGGTCGTCGGAGCCAAGCGCAACGACCCCGTCAAGGCGGGGGAGACGCTGCCCGCCGTGACCATGACCGGGACCTTCACCGTCACCGCGCCCGGCGAGATCACCCTGGCCCCGGGTGGCTACACGCTGCACACCGCGCACCTGCTCGACCTCGACACGACCTGCGCCGCCGCCGGGACCCCCGTTCCGGCTCCGGACCCGGCCACGGACCCCGCCACGGATCCGTCCCCCGATCCGTCCCCGCGCACGCGCATCCGTACCCGCACACAAGAAGGGGTCACCGCATGAGCACGCCCTACCCGTTCACCGCACTGGTCGGCCAGACCGACCTGCGCCTCGCGCTGCTGCTCAACGCGGTGAGCCCCGCGGTCGGCGGTGTTCTCGTGCGCGGCGAGAAGGGGACGGCCAAGTCCACGGCCGTCCGCGCCCTGTCCGCCCTGCTGCCGCAGGTGGACGTCGTCCCCGGCTGCCGGTTCAGCTGCGCGCCCGCCGCCCCGGACCCGGGCTGCCCCGACGGCCCGCACGAGCCCGGCGCCGGGTCCGCGCGGCCGGCCCGCATGGTGGAGCTGCCCGTCGGCGCCTCCGAGGACCGCCTCGTCGGCGCCCTCGACATCGAACGCGCCCTCGCCGACGGCGTGAAGGCCTTCGAGCCGGGCCTGCTGGCCGACGCGCACCGGGGCATCCTCTACGTCGACGAGGTCAACCTCCTCCACGACCACCTCATCGACCTCCTCCTCGACGCCGCCGCGATGGGCGCCTCCTACGTGGAGCGCGAGGGCGTCTCCGTACGGCACGCCGCGCGCTTCCTCCTCGTCGGCACGATGAACCCGGAGGAGGGCGAGCTGCGCCCGCAGCTGCTCGACCGGTTCGGGCTGACCGTCGAGGTCGCCGCCTCCCGCGAGCCCGTCCAGCGGGTCGAGGTCGTCCGCCGCCGGCTCGCCTACGAGGACGACCCCGCGGGCTTCGCCGGCCGCTGGGCCGGGGACGAGGAAGAGGTGCGCGCCCGGGTGGTGGCCGCCCGGGCGCTGCTCCCCCAGGTGGTTCTCGGTGACAACTCGCTGCTGCAGATCGCCGCGACCTGCGCCGGCTTCGAGGTCGACGGCATGCGCGCCGACATCGTGATGGCCCGCACCGCGACGGCGCTGGCCGCCTGGGCCGGGCGGACCGGGGTGCGCAAGGAGGACGTGCGCCAGGCCGCCCTGCTGGCGCTCCCCCACCGGCGCCGCCGCAACCCCTTCGACGCGCCGGGTCTCGACGAGGAGAAGCTGGACCGGATCCTGGACCAGTTCCCCGACGACGAGCCGGACCGGGAGCCCGATCCGGAGCCGGAGACCGAGCCCGAGGGCCCGGACGACGGCGGCCCGGACGGCGACGGCCCCGACGGCGGGGGCCCGCACGACAACGGGCCGGACGACGGGGGCCCCGACGGCGGCGGCATACCTCCACGGGACTCCGGACCCGACGCGCCCGCGACGGACGAACACCCCGAAGACCAGGCCGAGGCCGAGCCCGATCCGCGGTCCCCGGACTCCGCCCGCGGGGGCGACCCGGCCGAGCAGGCGCCCGTACGGGCCGCCGAGCCCTTCCGCACCAAGATGCTCAGCGTCCCGGGACTCGGCGAGGGGGCCTCCGGGCGGCGCTCGCGCGCCCGCACCGCCCACGGCCGCACCACCGGCGCCCAGCGCCCCCGGGGGCAGCTGACGAAGCTGCACCTGTCGGCGACCATCCACGCGGCGGCCCCGCACCAGAAGGCGCGCGGGCGCACCGGGCGCGGCCTCGTCATCCGCAAGGACGACCTGCGCCAGGCCACGCGCGAGGGCCGCGAGGGCAACCTCGTGCTCTTCGTCGTCGACGCCTCCGGATCCATGGCCGCCCGGCAGCGCATGAGCGCGGTCAAGGGCGCGGTGCTGTCCCTGCTGCTCGACGCCTACCAGCGCCGGGACAAGGTCGGCCTGATCACCTTCCGCGGCGCGACGGCCGAACTGGCCCTGCCGCCCACCTCCTCCGTCGACGCCGCCGCGGCCCGGCTGGAGAAGCTGCCGACCGGCGGCCGCACCCCGCTCGCCGCCGGGCTGCTCAAGGCCCACGAGGTGCTGCGGATCGAGCGGCTGCGGGACCCGAGCCGGCGGCCGCTGCTCGTCGTCGTCACCGACGGGCGGGCCACCTCGGCCGGCACGGCGGGCGGCGCCGCGGGCGGACGGCCGGAAGGCACGCCGCGGGAGCTCGCCGGGCGCAGCGCCCGGCTGCTGGCGGCCGGCGGGGTCGCCTCCGTGGTCGTGGACTGCGAGTCGGGGCCGGTCCGGCTGGGGCTGGCCGGTGAACTGGCCGCCGACCTGGGCGGCCCGGCCGTCACCCTCGACGGGCTCCGCGCCGACTCGCTGGCCGGACTCGTGAAGGCCGGACTCATCAAGAGCGTACGTACCCCATCCCCGACCCTCAGGAGGGCCGCGTAATGCCGCAGGGACAGCCGTCCGTCGTTCCGGAAGACGGACTCACGACGCGTCAGCGCCGCAACCGCCCGCTCGTCTTCGTCCACACCGGCCCGGGCAAGGGCAAGTCGACGGCGGCCTTCGGGCTGGCGCTGCGCGCCTGGAACCAGGGCTGGCCGATCGGGGTGTTCCAGTTCGTCAAGTCGGCGAAGTGGAAGGTCGGCGAGGAGAACGCGCTCAAGGTGCTCGGCGCCTCGGGCGAGGGCGGTTCCGTCGTCTGGCACAAGATGGGCGAGGGCTGGTCCTGGGTCCAGCGCGACGCGCAGCTCGACAACGAGCAGGCCGCCAAGGAGGGCTGGGAGCAGGTCAAGCGCGACCTGGCCGCCGAGACGCACAAGCTGTACGTGCTGGACGAGTTCGCGTACCCGATGCACTGGGGCTGGATCGACGTGGACGAGGTCATCGAGGTGCTCCGCAACCGTCCCGGTACGCAGCACGTGGTGATCACCGGGCGCAACGCGCCGGAGAAGCTGGTGGAGTTCGCGGACCTCGTCACCGAGATGACCAAGGTCAAGCACCCGATGGACGCCGGCCAGAAGGGCCAGAAGGGCATCGAGTGGTGACTTCGTTCAACGTCCCGCGGCTGGTCATCGCCGCGCCGTCGTCCGGCAGCGGCAAGACCACCGTCGCGACGGGCCTGATGGCGGCCTTCTCGGAGCGCGGCCTCGCCGTGTCCCCGCACAAGGCCGGGCCCGACTACATAGACCCCGGCTACCACGCGCTGGCCACGGGCCGGCCGGGGCGCAATCTGGACGCCTTCATGTGCGGGCCGCAGCTGGTGGCCCCGCTGTTCGCGCACGGGGCCGCCGGCGCGGACCTGGCCGTCATCGAAGGCGTGATGGGGCTCTACGACGGGGCCGCGGGGCGGGGTGAACTGGCGTCGACGGCCCAGGTCGCGAAGTTGCTGCGGGCGCCGGTGGTCCTCGTCGTCGACGCGTCCTCGCAGTCGCGTTCGGTGGCGGCGCTGGTGCACGGCTTCGCCTCGTTCGACCCGCAGGTGCGGCTCGGCGGCGTGATCTTGAACAAGGTCGGCTCCGACCGGCACGAGGTGATGCTGCGCGAGGCGCTGGAGGAGGCGGGGATGCCGGTGCTCGGCGTCCTGCGCCGGGCTCCGCAGGTGGCCGCGCCGTCCCGGCACCTCGGCCTGGTGCCGGTGGCCGAGCGGCGGCGCGACGCGGTCGCCTCGGTGGCGGCGCTGGCGGAACAGGTCCGCCAGGGCTGCGACCTGGAGGCCCTGATGGCCCTGGCCCGGACGGCCCCGCCGCTGGCCTGCGAGGCCTGGTCGCCGGAGAGTCCGGCCGCGTCTGCGGCTGCGGCTGCGTCGGCGGATGCAGGTCCGGCCGCGTCTGCGGCTGCGGCTGCGTCGGCGGATGCAGGTCCGGCTGCGGCTGCGGCTGCGGCTGAGACTGCGACTGCGGCGCTGGGTTCGGGGCGGAGCTCCGGTGGCGGCGCCGCACCTGTCATCGCCGTGGCCGGCGGGGCCGCCTTCACGTTCTCGTACGCCGAGCACGCGGAGCTGCTCACGGCCGCCGGGGCGGAGGTCGTCACCTTCGACCCCTTGCGCGACGAGGAACTCCCGCCCGGCACCGCGGGCCTGGTGATCGGCGGCGGGTTTCCCGAGGTCTACGCACCGGAGCTGTCCGCGAACGAGCCGCTGCGCAAGGCCGTGGCCGGCTTCGCCGCGGCCGGCGGCCCGGTGGCCGCCGAGTGCGCGGGGCTGCTGTACCTGGCCCGTTCGCTGGACGGGAAGCCCATGTGCGGGGTGCTCGACGCCGACGCGCGCATGTCGGAGCGGCTCACGCTCGGCTACCGCGAGGCGGTCGCGGTGTCCGACAGCGTCCTCGCACCGGCCGGAACCCGGCTGCGCGGGCACGAGTTCCACCGGACGGTGATCGAACCCGGCGCCGGCGCGGCGCCCGCCTGGGGGTTCACGCATCCCGAGCGCCGGGTCGAGGGCTTCGTGCAGGGCGGGGTGCACGCCAGCTACCTGCACACGCACTGGGCGGCGGAGCCGTCCGTGGCCGTGCGGTTCGCCGAGGCCGCGGCGGCGCATCGGTGAGGAGCGGGCACGCCGCCGTCCGTCCGGGCCGGCCCGGGCGGACGGCCCGGCCGGTACGGTCAGTCCGCGAGGCCGACCACCAGCCAGATCCCGGCCACCCCGCCCACGGTGCACATCAGCGTGGACAGCGCGGGGTGCTTGTGGTGCGCCTCGGGCAGGATCTCGGCGGCGGCCAGATACAGCAGGACGCCTCCGAAGAAGCCCAGGTACGCGCCGAGGGGTTCCTCCGGAAGGGTGAACAGCAAAGTGGACGCTGCGCCGACGACGGGGGCCACGGCGTCCGCGAAGAGCATCAGCAGCGCCTTGCGGCGGGCGTTCCCGTACAGCCGGGTGAGCGTGTACGTGTTGAACCCGTCGGCGAAGTCGTGGGTGATCACGGCCAGCGCCACGGCGACGCCCATCCCGCCGCCGACCTGGAACGCGGCGCCGAGGGCCACTCCGTCGGCGAGGCTGTGGCCGACCATGGCGGCGGCCGCCGTCAGGCCGACCTGGGGGACCCGGCCGCCGTGCTCCTCGTGGGCGTGCCCGTGCGCGTACGCGTGGTCGCCCGCGGCCCCGCCGTCGCCGCCCCCATCGCCGTTGCGGCCCCCGTGCGCGGCCTGGCGGACCGCCAGCAGGCGCTCCGCGCAGTGCGCGACGAGGAACCCGCCGACGAAGAGCAGCAGGGCGAGCGGGACGCCGAACACCTCGTCCCCGGCCGCGCGCATGGCCTCCGGGAGCAGGTCGAGGCCCACGACGCCGAGCATCAGCCCGCCGGCCAGGCCCAGCACGAGGTGGCGGCGGTCGGTGACGCGCTGCGCCGTCCATCCGCCCGCCAGGGTCATCAGGAACGCGCCCAACGCCACGATCACGGCCATGTGCCCCTGCATACCGATTCCGCGGCGCCCGCGCACTTCCGCGCACGGGTGGCGGACCACGGCCGGTTGACGGACACGACGACCCGAGCAGAACCACGACGACAAGCACGACGAGCACGACGAGCACGACGACGACCGACGACAACCGAGAGCGGCTGAGAACGGGTGAACCTGGTGGGCGAGTACGCGACGCAGCTGGTGGTCGGGGTCGGCGGCCGCGCGGGGGTGTCCGTGGCGGAGGTCTGCTCCCTGGTGGAGGAGACCCTGCGCGGCGCCGGGCTGTCGACGCAGGCGGTGACGG harbors:
- a CDS encoding ZIP family metal transporter; translation: MAVIVALGAFLMTLAGGWTAQRVTDRRHLVLGLAGGLMLGVVGLDLLPEAMRAAGDEVFGVPLALLLFVGGFLVAHCAERLLAVRQAAHGGRNGDGGGDGGAAGDHAYAHGHAHEEHGGRVPQVGLTAAAAMVGHSLADGVALGAAFQVGGGMGVAVALAVITHDFADGFNTYTLTRLYGNARRKALLMLFADAVAPVVGAASTLLFTLPEEPLGAYLGFFGGVLLYLAAAEILPEAHHKHPALSTLMCTVGGVAGIWLVVGLAD
- a CDS encoding putative cobaltochelatase yields the protein MSTPYPFTALVGQTDLRLALLLNAVSPAVGGVLVRGEKGTAKSTAVRALSALLPQVDVVPGCRFSCAPAAPDPGCPDGPHEPGAGSARPARMVELPVGASEDRLVGALDIERALADGVKAFEPGLLADAHRGILYVDEVNLLHDHLIDLLLDAAAMGASYVEREGVSVRHAARFLLVGTMNPEEGELRPQLLDRFGLTVEVAASREPVQRVEVVRRRLAYEDDPAGFAGRWAGDEEEVRARVVAARALLPQVVLGDNSLLQIAATCAGFEVDGMRADIVMARTATALAAWAGRTGVRKEDVRQAALLALPHRRRRNPFDAPGLDEEKLDRILDQFPDDEPDREPDPEPETEPEGPDDGGPDGDGPDGGGPHDNGPDDGGPDGGGIPPRDSGPDAPATDEHPEDQAEAEPDPRSPDSARGGDPAEQAPVRAAEPFRTKMLSVPGLGEGASGRRSRARTAHGRTTGAQRPRGQLTKLHLSATIHAAAPHQKARGRTGRGLVIRKDDLRQATREGREGNLVLFVVDASGSMAARQRMSAVKGAVLSLLLDAYQRRDKVGLITFRGATAELALPPTSSVDAAAARLEKLPTGGRTPLAAGLLKAHEVLRIERLRDPSRRPLLVVVTDGRATSAGTAGGAAGGRPEGTPRELAGRSARLLAAGGVASVVVDCESGPVRLGLAGELAADLGGPAVTLDGLRADSLAGLVKAGLIKSVRTPSPTLRRAA
- the cobO gene encoding cob(I)yrinic acid a,c-diamide adenosyltransferase, yielding MPQGQPSVVPEDGLTTRQRRNRPLVFVHTGPGKGKSTAAFGLALRAWNQGWPIGVFQFVKSAKWKVGEENALKVLGASGEGGSVVWHKMGEGWSWVQRDAQLDNEQAAKEGWEQVKRDLAAETHKLYVLDEFAYPMHWGWIDVDEVIEVLRNRPGTQHVVITGRNAPEKLVEFADLVTEMTKVKHPMDAGQKGQKGIEW
- a CDS encoding cobyrinate a,c-diamide synthase produces the protein MVTSFNVPRLVIAAPSSGSGKTTVATGLMAAFSERGLAVSPHKAGPDYIDPGYHALATGRPGRNLDAFMCGPQLVAPLFAHGAAGADLAVIEGVMGLYDGAAGRGELASTAQVAKLLRAPVVLVVDASSQSRSVAALVHGFASFDPQVRLGGVILNKVGSDRHEVMLREALEEAGMPVLGVLRRAPQVAAPSRHLGLVPVAERRRDAVASVAALAEQVRQGCDLEALMALARTAPPLACEAWSPESPAASAAAAASADAGPAASAAAAASADAGPAAAAAAAETATAALGSGRSSGGGAAPVIAVAGGAAFTFSYAEHAELLTAAGAEVVTFDPLRDEELPPGTAGLVIGGGFPEVYAPELSANEPLRKAVAGFAAAGGPVAAECAGLLYLARSLDGKPMCGVLDADARMSERLTLGYREAVAVSDSVLAPAGTRLRGHEFHRTVIEPGAGAAPAWGFTHPERRVEGFVQGGVHASYLHTHWAAEPSVAVRFAEAAAAHR